ACCGATGCCGTCCAATTTATCGAACGGGTGTATGTGCTTTAGGTAACAGTCGTGTTTTGAAATAGCTACCGTCGTTTTTGCTTACGTTTTGCGTACGattattgttttctgttttcttctaATGAATGTGATTTATCGTAAGTACATTGTAGTaagcaaagaataaaaaataaacttttttcaataaaaacaaagccaTGAAACGATGCGTATGTTTTTCAGTTTTTAGCAAACGATCCATGAGAAttatattgttttcattttaacaataaaaaatgagttTATTCCATAGAGAAGCATCCAACggattttgtaaaacaattatttaaaatgagTTTGACGTCCGACGTTTGACGAACGACAGCAAATCAGACGTTTGGCTGACAGTTGCCAACCCATTTTATGTTTGTCATTTATTTCCTTTGATTTTCACTGTAAATGATTATACTCTAGGTGGAGCACATATTATTTcaagtattaaaattaaatgatttgCTGGCGCATCCCTAGAAAAGTAATTTATGATAGTTTTATGTTAACcttttgagaaaattaaacaacaccGCCTACATCACAATCTTGCCGTCAACGAGCGAAACGTCAAAACGCCCCGTATCGTCTGATACAGTGTAGACTGCGGTCTATGTAAATATGCTTTTTGCGTACATAATTTACGATTCTGATTGAAACACTCTAACTCCGAAAAGAATTTTGTTCAAGGTATATTCATCTTcatacataaaataaagagCGACGAAACAAATGGAGTAAATCCTGGTGATGGCTTTTCCTTTTGTGTGCTTTGCATAACTTTGCCAGTTTGTTTATGGAACATTTGTATACACCATCGTCTAAGCTCGGTTGATTGCGGGAGTTCCGGGATGTGATTTTTCTGGCGTGGCGGCGATAAAGACGGAGCGATTTTTTTGTGCGTGGTGACGAAGGTGACGATGGGTGCGTACGTGCAAAAATCTGTCTTACATCGTTGAAAATGATACGCTAAAATGTGTTCAATTCGATAAAAAGGCTAGTGAAGGCTTCGCCCTTCTACGTTGGCAACGTCCAGAGTGGCTTCCCATCGTCACGAAACGTCCGGCGTCGCTGTACGGTGCATCCGATACGATGGCTTGCATTTTcatatggtgttttttttttacgtgaaGTGTTTACTGTACGTGAGGTTTCGGAAGTGATTGTTTCATAAGCGCAGGTCTCAGTTTTATGTGCGTTGATTCAATAGTGAATAATGTTATTTCCTGTTTCCGtcaggaagcaagttccatcGGTCGGTGTCATCGAACTTCCGATGTCCCTATGTGCGAAGCATTTTTCCTCAGCAACCGGTTCGCATCGGTTTCCACCACTCAGGGTGGTTGCCAtgcaaaaatgtgtaaaaagcTTTGCTCGCGCCTGGAGAAAACGTACGGCGTACGGTGTgatgtgcaattttattcacgAGATGAATAgtgtttcaaaaatcaaaccgCAAAAATAGGTTGTGCAAACTTGCAACATCATACAAAGAAGTGCATACTGCAGCAAGCATCCTTGTGGGGTCGTACGAGCGAGAGAGTGACGCTATTAATTGGGTTTTGTGGAGGGGGAAGAATAATTTCACTATATCGTCATTGTCGCATGGAGCGCATTATTGTGTAGTATATGGCTTGCTTCTCAAACATCATtgcgtcgtcatcgtcattcAACGGGGGTTGTTCAGCGATCGTCATACGAAGGAAGAATCGATTGATTTCGCAGTAGAAGCGCGTTTGCGTTGGCTTGCATCAGTATCAGGCAAACAGGAGGATACTGCCGAAGTAGCGCGGGTTCTTCGACGGCATTGAGAAACGTCCATTATTTAACGAAACAAACGTCAAATAAGCAGGGGtaacgcgaaaaaaaaatatcggaGTGTTGTAAAACAGTCCGAAgggttaaatattttcaaaattgttaaaaaccGCCCAACGGGATGAAAAATATACATGTATTATATTAGATTCTAAAAAAAGCATATGTCAGCAAAAAGATCTTCCTAATAAATCTTACAATCTATATTCCAATCATAGGATTTCATGTAAAGTGgatgttaaaatttaaattacattgagCTGCGAACCCTGCAATCATTGCAAGTGCTGGTGTTGAAGTGTTGTAcgggcgaaaaaaaatgtatgcatTGATAGCCAACCGAAAGCATTGTATGTTGTATGCTTTTGTCGCACGTGAAGTGTTCTGTGGTGTGAATAATAATCTACTACAACAGTCCGACAGTGTGCACAATCCATCCTTCTCACCGGTACGCCGGAAGAATATTATTCCATCACAGCATcgtggtgttttttgttgataaacgAGCGAGAAGAAATTGAACGAACGCAACTGCAAAAACCGCGCACTGAACGAAGCAAGTGTCACAACCGTACCACCTTTTGACGAAAACGTCAACATCATCTATCTTTTAACGAAGTTGTGGTTGCGTTCGACTAAAAATGGGCAGTGGGTTCGCGACAGAAGAAAATGGCGTCTGCCAACTTTTTGGAAGAAGCGCTTAAATCAGACGTCGACGAATCCGCGGTGAATGCGATAGTCGGTACGTTAGAAAATCAGTTGGACGCGAACACGAACCAGGTGCAACAAGTTGAAAGTGGAGCTGGTCCGTTACTGACGGTCGGTGGTGTTAAAAATCATACTGCTGGTGCACGCATTGAGGCAGGCGTTGTGTCTAATGGGGGTAcgggcagcagcagtagcagtgcTTCACCACCAGTACAAGCAGTGTCGTCGACTCTCGCAcagcagcaaaagaaacacGGTGGCCTCATTACGAATGGTGAAATAGTGTCGAATAGTAGTGCGAACCATAGTGCTATCATTAACAACAATACGATTACGACCAATAATAACAACCTTGGCAAGACGTTCGTGGTGAACGCGAGTGCGAACAGCTCGATAACGACGGTGATCGGTGGCAAGGGTGTTGGCGGTAACGCCGTTGTCGGTGGTACGTTATCGAACAGCGTTGGccagcatcagcatcatcagcagcagcatcgtaaCGCAATCCCAGCAACGGTGGTTGCCACGGGGGGTACTAACGGCGGAGGCGGCGGAACCGTTAACATCATCAGCCAGCAGATTGTGGTACCTGCGCGTAGTGTTAGCGGTGGCACCGTCGGCCACCATCCACCTCCGCCGTTCAACGTTCCACCACAGCACAGCTACAGCTCGGCAGCATCGGGcaacagcagcggcaacagcatcGTTCTCAGCAATAACCATCTCGTAACGTCGTCGAATATGCCAAAGAATGAACCAGTGAAATTGGTTTATCCTGCAGCCGGCGGTACACAGACGGCGGTCCTCAACATGAATAACAACCGCGTCACGCTGACCCCGTCCTCGCTGCCGAACGGGACACTTACGATGTCCCAGCAGCCGCAGCTGATACAAACGAACGTGGTGGCGACCGGTGGCGGGACCAAAACTATCACTGGCACCAcaatccagcagcagcaggtcgCGGGTCAGCCGGGCCAACAGCAGCCGGGTGCCGCACCGCAGACGATCATCATCAAGAACTCGTCCGGTGGTGGCACGGTCATGAATACCGGCACGCCCGGCATCGTGACGGTTTCGAAACCGATCAACAATCAGGTAGATTATAACGCGCTGGCATGCTCTTAGTTAGCTTCGTTCTTACCAATGAATCGGTTGTTTTCGGCGTCGAAAGTCTTTCCCCGTAACACTGTTGCAATAATATTTTGTACTACTGTTGCTCTactaacatacacacattaaaataaacgttGTTCTACTATTTTGTCTAACCCTCTAATATATAAAATGTATACCACGACCCATTAGTgggatatttgtttgtttgtttgtttgttgactCATTAGTGTTCTGATCAGGCTGATCAATTATTTCGCTTCAAACCGGCATTTTCCCGTTGGAACATCCAACGTGGAAAACGGTGTGGAAGCTGTGTAGGAGAGAGCCTTTCAGCCTGTCAGCTATCGGTTTGCTCCAGTTCCAGGAAAAACAATGAGAGCAAATCACAGGCAGCAGCAGACCGGTTGGTCGGAAAAGTGACAGGTTAAGGATGTAAACATTACTACCACAATGGTAATGGCACACTACTACCACATTGGCAGGTTTCGTACCATACAATGATCACATTCGGGTTCAATCTAAAGAGGACATAATATGTGCCAGCTACAGCATTATTTGGGTGTGCGTGCGTGATACTATCTGGAGAAAGGAAGCAAACACGCCATGAGAAGAGTTTCAGCGATgcgagagcaaacaaaaaggaagaatggGTGATAAGAAATCCGTACacaaatatactttttttctttaattttgtcCTTTGATAAAATGGGATATCGAACGATGATGTGCAGCATAATTCTGACgtggcatattttttttaataaattaaatttgtactAAATTTTTAAACGTCAAATTTTAGACTTTTTTGTGGTCACCAGCTAAAACAACTCTTCTGCACTGCTGGTTGTTAGGTGGTTTCATATTCTACGGTTGCTACGGTCAGACGTGCTCTGATTTTCTGTTCGTGCTATAGTAGGCTTTGACGCGATTTAAGCCGCGAACTTTCACTCCAGTCAGCGAAATTGGAAACCACACACCTGTACGGTGTATTCCCTTTGAAGCAAGTGTTTCGAATTATGTGTTACCAGTTATTGGAAGTTTAATCAGTGCTTCAGTGCGTTTAAAAAGGTAtggaatggttggaaaatattaaattatgtttgaaaACGATCTGGTATCGGTCGAATCCTGTGTTTGCGCGGATTTGCTTTTCCGGTTTGTTCTTCGGTCCCTTACGATGACGGTGGATGTGAAATAATCAAACTGAAAAGTCATCGACGGCAAGGAAATCCCGCGTTTTTCACGCACCACTCACACATAGCTAGGACCGTGTGCCCCGTCACACCACTATACATATCGCGCGTGACGTTTGCGTGCGTTTTATGCTCGAGCGCGCGCGTTCGTATTTCGAGCGCTCTCCCGTTCGCCGACGTAATCCACGCGCTCTCAGCGTATGGTGTGGTCAGGGCTTCTGCCCACTGCTCCACAGTAGTACAGCATCGTACGTCACAGGCGCTACTATATTGAAGTGAGATGAAGAagaacacacataaaaaaatcccGCCCTATCAAATACGATCTTTGACGGACCGGATTTTGGAGTGCCGGTATTTTCGCTCCTCAGCACCACCACGATTGATTGGTATGGTTGTGTTGGTAGTGGGCAGTGATGCCTACCATCGGCCACTGGGGTGGTAGAATCCCAGCTGATTCAAGAACATGTGTCATACTACGTAGCGGCTTTCAGAGTTTGATAGACAAATCAAGCGCCTGCCGAGATATATGCACATATATTAAtccttttgcttatttttgttttattctctaCACACATCATGCGTAGACGCAGCATACTCTGGCGGGAGCGGGTGATCGGTTAAGATTCGCCAATGGCAATGTCATTGACCTTCATTCTTGATGGCTAATGGTTGCGTGTTCGTATGTTGTGGAGCTGGTTTTTCGTTCTCTTCCTAAAACGAAGGGCTTTCCttataaaaaccaaaaccttTGTTATTGTCCGCAACATTACATCATTTCTTTATAAATGATCTCTATAAAATTGTATCTTCAAATATGctgtttttgtaaaataaacaagtaaagtaaaagtatGTAAACAAATCACAAAAGTAGAAAagtatacaaacaaaacaaatctaaaATATCAAAAGTGTACAGAATATATACAAAGTGATGCTGAAGTATGATAATATTGATATTCCATCAATAAAGgacaataaagcaaaaacgaaaagagaTAACTAGattaaacaaatttacttTCAACAGAGAGATTTACAACTCTGAGTATGATGCAACGAATTGTAATCATGggtgaaaaaaaggatcaaaatattagtatttttgaaacattcttCGTAGAAAAGTTTTAGTTGAAATCGTTCCACAACAATTTGCACATTGAAGTGGAATCGACAAAAGCTACGATTTTAGTGGTTTTGCAAGACTTTTGGTCCAACTAAGGAATCAGTTAAATCtggaaaatgctttaaaaaaattataacattaTAAGTAGAGAAAtcgaagccgtaataattaattataaataaataaataaatataagtaGAGAAATCACAATCCAGTTACATGGTAAACATATTTCTAATAAACCATAAAAAGGCAGACACGAAGAACAACTTTACGAgtagtaaaacaacaaacttacAAATTAACCATATCAGTTTAACCAAAAATTGCGACGTTTGTGCTGCTGCCTACAAGCCAAAGTTGTCCTAACATTCGCTCGAGCCGTCCAACTCCGGCAGTCAgtataaaaaacataatttcaatCATCATATCTGAACCTAGTAGTCGTCTTCGTCTTCCATCGTGTAATGCGATCGTTCAGTTAGAGGTTGAAACATATAATAATACTAATGCTCAAAATACTAATACAACTTTCGTATCAAACTTCACAATTCCGTAGGCAACACCAAACATAGTCGGTTTACCCGGTGTACAAATTGTAAATGTTAGGCCTGGCGCACAACCCACACAAGCACAGCAGAAAACTGTTGCCGCTGTATCACCTAGAGTTGTTATTGGTAGTCAGCCAATAGTTAGTACTAGACCACCAAACGCAAGCGCTGTAAGaatcaaacaatttattcACCCTTCTTAACAATTatctttatttttagtttagtttcgaTAAGTTCATCACACGTTGCCGTATAAATGCTTTATTAGGGCCGCCGcacctttgcttttttttgcaggagCATATTATCATATTAAGCTTATCTGATTGTTATGTGTTACAAACGTGATGATTTTCGCAATTAAttcgaatattttttatttctcatttgTCGCTTGTATTGTTGGTACACTCTGCTTTCTTATGTTTGTTGtcttttatgttgtttattgtgcgttttgcttcgtttttgtaTTGGTGCAATATTTTGGGTGAAGAAtaaattcttttctttatttagaaataaattatcttaAAAAGTAatctaaagaaaatattatcaaagATACCATCATGTTAATTTTATGTCATTCCGTTCATTTGGGaagctttcgtttgtttcttgtaCATAAATTAATGACACAAAAATATCTTCTATTTGAGTTTTGCactgtttttaaattataactaAAGTAAGTAGTATATTTATTCGTTCTGCGACGACatataattttaatgtattttgttttgttgatttgtttcgtGACGTTTCACATCTGTGTGGGGGTGTTAGAGTTAAAGAacataatatatatatatatatactaataatttttcttattctcATTTCCTATGTATCCTCATCCCGGCGGTAACATCGATCGACCTACTACAATATGGAAAACTGAATATGGAATTATGGAATTATCTGGATTATATCCGTACCAATCGGAATTTgaattaaaacacacacaacaaatggCGAAAAATAGATCACATTAAGTGCCCTTCAAGGACAGCAAGGTTCAACGCTGCTGCTGAAAAACGAGCAGGGCCAGTTTCAGCTGCTCCGGATCGGTCCGGCCCCAGCCGGCACCCAAATAACACCCGCCAGTCTTACTGGATCGTCCGCCAACCCAACGATACGGTTGCAAACTGTACCAGCTGTAAGTAGGTTTACCGGTCCTCCATTAGCCCTCCGAAAGACCATTGTCACCAGTGCGCAACAGGtgaaacagaagcaaaatgtAATTACCAAATCCAAACCGAATTTGCTTGTTGATCTCACACAACTAcgttttaaaacaacaaaaaaaactagtttgttttggttgattgtgtacttttttttttgtttctcccgtATGTATgaaacttttattattttaatgatcCTCCTCAATATGATTATTTTTGAGGGAGTGTTTAATTGTTCCGGAACATGGCTATACAAATGCAACATGTTCTAAAAGTTTCAAGCTCATGATAATgattgtttctctttcttatACATTTCTTGTGTTGACTGTTTTAGCAAGAATGATCTTTCAGTATTTGATTTCTTAATAATACTATAAGGCGCatgttcaaacaatttttcaagaagtgtttttatgtttgttgttggAAGAAGATCCTGAAGCTAACGAAAAGGTGTGAGCTACGAAGAAATTGGTAAGATCTCTAGTGACAATGAAATTGGTATTTAAATTGAATCTCCATATGGAGTGAGGTAGCTCGCtcctcgtaaaaaaaaacttcaaatcgATCATGCTTTGAATCTTTTCTGTTTGATATATAAATATTCGCATGAGTTTTATTCTTGCTTTTGGACACGttccgaaaaagaaaattccatTCCGTTTGCGGTGGCTACAAATGGGtacaaatcataaaaaaatcgctttttacaaataattttgttCATTAAATTTGGTGCTGaacgtaatttattttttatctttcactcttttttccgttcgtttgtttggtttactTATGGCGATTATACTACATACAACCCTGTGCTTTTTCTTACGTTTCGCAATGCAATCTCTATTGGCAAATCGTGTTTCGCAGATTGAGTGTAAAAACTGAATGTTATGATTTGTTGATCTAAGTTTTCCCCCTGGCAGCCCGAATGACGGGTCCAGTAAACCGGTAGTGTACGTTTTCTGTTCCCCTAATCGTCCCTCCCATTGACTGCATCTAGATTCAGCCTATTGCTAGCTCagtgtttcaatttcaaagCAACACGATTGCAACGGCTATGTGTCCTGAATGTAGCATCCCAATTTTAAAGGTGCCCATCTAActtgttcgattgttttctcCGTTTTGCAGACACATTCATCCGGGTCAGGTGCAATAATAGTGAGCTCACAGTCGATAACGACAGCACCGACCAGCTACATCTCCACCCAACCGACGCCGGTTGCATCGGTAGCACCGGTACCGGCCCTTGCCGCTCAGCAAAATATCACGATCACTCACTCCCCGTCGCAGGTGGGAGGGCAACCGACGGTGCTAGCGgcacagcagcaccagcagcagacGACGACGGTCGTCGCGACACCTCATTCCGTAGGCCAACAGCAGTCGCAACAGCAGACGGTTGTTGTTACCACCACACCGGGTACGACACCGGCGCAGCAGCGAAACTCCTTAGATAATACCAAAGAAAAGTGTAGCAAATTTTTGACGAACCTAATCGAACTCTCGAAGCGGGAACCGGCCAAGGTGGAGCAGAATGTGCGAACGCTGATACAGGAGTTGGTGGATGCGAACGTCGATCCGGCGGAGTTTTGCGAAAGGCTCGAGCGCCTACTGAACGCTAGTCCGCAACCGTGTTTGATTGGCTTTCTGAAGGTAATGAGATGCGCCGAGATGCGAAACAAATCATGTTGACTTACTAAATCGCTTCAtatacgtgttttttttttaatttaaaatcaacaGAAAAGTTTACCACTGCTACGGCAATCGCTAGTGACTAAAGAAATAACGATCGAAGGTATCAACCCACCCTCGACCGCTGTAGCCTTTGGTACTACCGCCTTATCCCAAATTCCTGTAAGTATTTCATACCGATCAGTGGATCACAACGGGCGATGAAGCGCACACCCGTTAACGCACTGTTGTTCACTTTTAGGCCCAAATACGTCCGGTCGCACCGACGATCGTGTCGCAGAACAGTATGGTCGGACAGACACAAATCCGTATGCTAACCTCTCAATCCGGCATGACGACAG
The DNA window shown above is from Anopheles funestus chromosome 3RL, idAnoFuneDA-416_04, whole genome shotgun sequence and carries:
- the LOC125768562 gene encoding transcription initiation factor TFIID subunit 4-like isoform X5, with amino-acid sequence MASANFLEEALKSDVDESAVNAIVGTLENQLDANTNQVQQVESGAGPLLTVGGVKNHTAGARIEAGVVSNGGTGSSSSSASPPVQAVSSTLAQQQKKHGGLITNGEIVSNSSANHSAIINNNTITTNNNNLGKTFVVNASANSSITTVIGGKGVGGNAVVGGTLSNSVGQHQHHQQQHRNAIPATVVATGGTNGGGGGTVNIISQQIVVPARSVSGGTVGHHPPPPFNVPPQHSYSSAASGNSSGNSIVLSNNHLVTSSNMPKNEPVKLVYPAAGGTQTAVLNMNNNRVTLTPSSLPNGTLTMSQQPQLIQTNVVATGGGTKTITGTTIQQQQVAGQPGQQQPGAAPQTIIIKNSSGGGTVMNTGTPGIVTVSKPINNQATPNIVGLPGVQIVNVRPGAQPTQAQQKTVAAVSPRVVIGSQPIVSTRPPNASAITLSALQGQQGSTLLLKNEQGQFQLLRIGPAPAGTQITPASLTGSSANPTIRLQTVPAVSRFTGPPLALRKTIVTSAQQVKQKQNTHSSGSGAIIVSSQSITTAPTSYISTQPTPVASVAPVPALAAQQNITITHSPSQVGGQPTVLAAQQHQQQTTTVVATPHSVGQQQSQQQTVVVTTTPGTTPAQQRNSLDNTKEKCSKFLTNLIELSKREPAKVEQNVRTLIQELVDANVDPAEFCERLERLLNASPQPCLIGFLKKSLPLLRQSLVTKEITIEGINPPSTAVAFGTTALSQIPAQIRPVAPTIVSQNSMVGQTQIRMLTSQSGMTTVPRIGQTTIRPAAPVRIQTPLQQHQTGSTTTTIVGPRSITAQQIRPNATTIGHTTIVQTAGGQQLPQTISTTPPALLPNLSGASKKKASSSSAASGTDPESAASKRAGASAQSQFYHHHASMYGDDDINDVAAMGGVNLAEETQRILGSTEFVGTQIRSCKDEVFLHLPALQSRIRNIIARHGLEEPSNEVAVLISHACQERLKNVVEKLAIIAEHRIDIIKLDPRYEVTKDVRGQIKFLEELDKAEQKRHEEQEREMLMRAAKSRSKTEDPEQAKLKAKAKEMQRAEMEELRQRDANMTALQAIGPRKKPKLEEGVTASATPGVSGIGTLSGKTPTPLRPRIKRVNLRDMLFYLEQERDTGKSQMLYKAYLK